One Coffea arabica cultivar ET-39 chromosome 5c, Coffea Arabica ET-39 HiFi, whole genome shotgun sequence DNA window includes the following coding sequences:
- the LOC113720134 gene encoding uncharacterized protein isoform X1: MASPADNSGGEDIEHGGGVAVEMTATAATESLSPSSSPMEDAISISDEHITPLLNQSQRPRVNIFSVSHSRRRPVKEQITRLAETETSPFVQFTVWIWDGSRYSGMLCMALSSIIYCIMEVLSDVFTAQSIPLFEMAFTRCTVILILSFVWLKRSRQPIFGTSSVRKLLVLRAFMGYLSLLSFIYCIQRVPLSQAIMLNFTTPIVAAVAARVILHEKLKIAEIGGLACSFFGVLFIFRPVLNIQGSTEAGEANISYVKGSNHLYAVLVGLVSSTVGGVSYCFIRAGAKAADQPLLTVFAFGLFATPAAAICAFIFEGFVLPGFYTLLLMVILGSLAFLAEITVARALQLEKTSKVVNILYLQAASTQLLGMSLSRIVPTFGRLVGCTLILISACCTMYVGPEKEVD; the protein is encoded by the exons ATGGCTTCGCCGGCAGACAACAGCGGAGGAGAAGACATTGAGCACGGTGGTGGAGTGGCAGTGGAGATGACCGCAACCGCCGCAACAGAATCATTATCACCTTCTTCTTCTCCTATGGAGGACGCGATTTCAATTTCCGATGAACATATTACTCCATTGTTGAATCAATCACAAAGACCTAGAGTCAACATCTTCTCCGTTTCTCACTCCAGAAGAAGGCCTGTTAAG GAGCAAATAACAAGATTGGCTGAAACAGAGACATCACCATTCGTGCAGTTTACCGTTTGGATATGGGATGGTTCTAGGTACTCTGGTATGCTATGCATGGCCTTATCATCTATTATCTACTGTATCATGGAAGTTCTTTCAGATGTTTTCACTG CTCAATCAATTCCTCTTTTTGAGATGGCATTTACCAGATGTACAGTTATTTTGATTTTGTCGTTTGTATGGTTGAAAAGAAGCAGACAGCCAATATTTGGTACATCAAGTGTCAGAAAACTATTGGTTCTAAGAGCATTCATGGGATACCTCTCATTGTTGAGTTTTATTTATTG CATTCAAAGAGTACCTCTTTCTCAGGCAATCATGTTGAACTTTACTACTCCAATTGTGGCTGCAGTTGCTGCAAGAGTCATATTGCATGAGAAGTTAAAAATTGCAGAAATAGGAG GTCTTGCTTGCAGTTTCTTTGGCGTACTTTTTATCTTCCGGCCAGTGCTCAACATACAAG GCTCAACTGAAGCTGGAGAAGCAAATATTTCTTATGTCAAGGGAAGTAATCATTTATATGCAGTTCTAGTTGGTTTAGTTTCATCAACAGTTGGCGGAGTTAGCTACTGCTTTATAAGGGCTGGAGCTAAGGCAGCTGATCAACCTTT ACTCACTGTCTTTGCATTTGGCTTATTTGCCACTCCTGCTGCAGCAATATGTGCATTCATCTTTGAA GGTTTTGTGCTTCCTGGTTTTTATACTCTTCTTCTGATGGTGATACTTGGTTCATTAGCTTTCTTGGCAGAG ATAACTGTAGCACGTGCACTTCAGCTTGAGAAAACCAGCAAAGTTGTGAATATTCTGTATCTTCAG GCTGCTTCAACTCAATTGCTTGGAATGAGCTTATCTAGAATAGTTCCAACATTTGGTAGACTAGTTGGCTGTACACTTATCTTGATTTCAGCATGTTGTACTATGTACGTTGGACCCGAAAAAGAGGTTGATTGA
- the LOC140007289 gene encoding uncharacterized protein, giving the protein MADIVKQILAKPIQLADQVTKSADDTSSFRQECLEIKTKTEKLAGLLRQAARASSELYERPTRRIIYETEQVLDKALTLIFKCRANGLKRVFTIIPAAAFRKISQQLENSMGDVSWLLRVSTPADDRDDEYLGLPPIAANEPILCLIWEQIAILCSGTLEERADAATSLVSLARDNDRYGKLIIEEGGVAPLLKLAKEGRMEGQENAARAIGLLGRDPESVEQIVNAGVSSVFAKILKEGHMKVQVMVAWAISELAANHPDCQDHFAQNNIIRLLVSHLAFETIQEHSKYAIASKQAMSIHTVVMANSSSNNAIQIHRNNNNNINMKGPASATADDEYLHGQISHPLGSDTPSQMHNVITNTMAMKSTAFPKTQQAQDNNAVINHNNNLKHQSNQQHQHQHHHQARHVALAGSSIKGRELEDPATKTAMKAMSARALWHLCTGNISVCRSITESRALLCFAVLLEKGPDEVQYNSAMALMEITAVAEENADLRRSAFKPTAPAARAVIDQFLRIIEKEDQDLLIPSLKSIGNLARTFRATETRIIGPLVRLLDDREPEIICEAAIALTKFACTDNFLHVNHCKAIIEAGGAKHLIPLIYFGEQMVQIPSLILLCYIAMHVPENKELAQQDVLIVLEWATKQEALMHDPTVQHLVGEGINSLTFYQSGVLKFH; this is encoded by the coding sequence ATGGCAGACATCGTTAAACAAATCCTAGCAAAACCAATACAGTTGGCGGACCAGGTGACGAAATCCGCGGATGATACCAGCTCTTTCAGGCAAGAATGTTTGGAGATCAAGACCAAGACGGAGAAGCTGGCGGGGCTGCTGAGGCAGGCTGCCCGTGCCAGCAGCGAATTGTACGAACGCCCCACCCGCCGCATCATTTATGAGACGGAGCAAGTCCTCGACAAGGCCCTCACCCTCATATTCAAGTGCAGGGCCAATGGCTTGAAACGGGTCTTTACCATCATTCCCGCAGCGGCTTTCAGAAAAATCTCCCAACAACTCGAGAATTCTATGGGGGACGTGTCATGGCTCCTCCGGGTATCCACCCCGGCGGATGATCGCGATGACGAATATCTCGGGCTTCCTCCGATTGCTGCAAACGAGCCCATCCTGTGCTTGATATGGGAGCAGATTGCCATCCTGTGCTCTGGTACCCTGGAAGAACGCGCGGACGCGGCTACGTCTCTGGTTTCCTTGGCCCGGGATAACGATCGATATGGGAAGCTGATCATAGAGGAAGGTGGGGTTGCACCGTTGCTGAAGCTGGCTAAGGAAGGTCGAATGGAGGGACAGGAGAATGCAGCAAGGGCTATTGGACTTCTGGGCCGTGATCCCGAAAGCGTCGAACAGATTGTGAATGCGGGTGTTTCTTCGGTGTTTGCTAAAATCCTCAAGGAGGGTCACATGAAGGTCCAAGTCATGGTGGCTTGGGCTATCTCGGAGCTGGCCGCAAATCACCCAGATTGTCAAGATCATTTTGCTCAGAACAATATTATTCGGCTGCTGGTCAGTCATCTTGCGTTTGAGACCATTCAAGAGCACAGCAAGTATGCCATTGCTAGCAAACAAGCCATGTCCATTCACACCGTCGTAATGGCTAATTCTAGCTCCAATAACGCCATCCAAATCCAccgcaataataataataatatcaatATGAAGGGACCTGCTAGTGCTACTGCTGATGATGAATATCTTCACGGTCAAATATCACATCCGCTAGGAAGTGACACGCCCAGCCAAATGCATAACGTGATTACCAACACTATGGCCATGAAATCCACTGCATTTCCCAAAACCCAGCAAGCACAGGATAACAATGCCGTGATCAATCACAACAATAACTTAAAGCACCAGAGTAACCAACAACATCAGCATCAACACCACCATCAAGCCCGCCACGTTGCATTAGCTGGATCCAGCATCAAGGGGAGGGAGTTAGAGGATCCTGCTACTAAGACAGCAATGAAAGCAATGTCTGCCAGAGCTCTTTGGCATCTCTGTACGGGAAACATTAGCGTCTGTCGAAGTATTACAGAATCCAGAGCCCTCTTATGCTTTGCAGTTTTGTTAGAGAAAGGTCCTGATGAAGTTCAGTATAATTCAGCGATGGCACTGATGGAGATCACGGCAGTAGCAGAAGAAAATGCAGATTTGAGACGCTCGGCTTTCAAGCCTACTGCTCCAGCTGCGAGAGCAGTTATAGACCAATTTCTGAGAATCATTGAGAAAGAAGACCAAGACCTCCTCATCCCCAGCCTCAAATCTATTGGGAATTTGGCCAGGACATTCCGGGCTACAGAAACTAGAATCATCGGGCCACTGGTACGGCTTCTTGATGACAGGGAACCCGAGATCATTTGTGAGGCGGCAATTGCTCTAACCAAGTTTGCTTGCACTGACAATTTCCTGCATGTGAATCACTGCAAGGCAATTATTGAGGCTGGAGGGGCGAAGCACCTCATCCCCTTGATTTATTTTGGTGAACAAATGGTTCAGATACCTTCACTCATTCTCCTCTGCTACATTGCGATGCATGTACCCGAAAACAAAGAATTGGCCCAACAAGATGTGCTCATCGTCTTGGAGTGGGCTACAAAGCAGGAGGCCTTGATGCATGACCCTACAGTCCAACATCTAGTAGGGGAAGGCATAAATAGTTTAACTTTCTATCAATCTGGAGTGCTAAAGTTCCATTGA
- the LOC113720134 gene encoding uncharacterized protein isoform X2, translating to MASPADNSGGEDIEHGGGVAVEMTATAATESLSPSSSPMEDAISISDEHITPLLNQSQRPRVNIFSVSHSRRRPVKEQITRLAETETSPFVQFTVWIWDGSRYSGMLCMALSSIIYCIMEVLSDVFTVAARVILHEKLKIAEIGGLACSFFGVLFIFRPVLNIQGSTEAGEANISYVKGSNHLYAVLVGLVSSTVGGVSYCFIRAGAKAADQPLLTVFAFGLFATPAAAICAFIFEGFVLPGFYTLLLMVILGSLAFLAEITVARALQLEKTSKVVNILYLQAASTQLLGMSLSRIVPTFGRLVGCTLILISACCTMYVGPEKEVD from the exons ATGGCTTCGCCGGCAGACAACAGCGGAGGAGAAGACATTGAGCACGGTGGTGGAGTGGCAGTGGAGATGACCGCAACCGCCGCAACAGAATCATTATCACCTTCTTCTTCTCCTATGGAGGACGCGATTTCAATTTCCGATGAACATATTACTCCATTGTTGAATCAATCACAAAGACCTAGAGTCAACATCTTCTCCGTTTCTCACTCCAGAAGAAGGCCTGTTAAG GAGCAAATAACAAGATTGGCTGAAACAGAGACATCACCATTCGTGCAGTTTACCGTTTGGATATGGGATGGTTCTAGGTACTCTGGTATGCTATGCATGGCCTTATCATCTATTATCTACTGTATCATGGAAGTTCTTTCAGATGTTTTCACTG TTGCTGCAAGAGTCATATTGCATGAGAAGTTAAAAATTGCAGAAATAGGAG GTCTTGCTTGCAGTTTCTTTGGCGTACTTTTTATCTTCCGGCCAGTGCTCAACATACAAG GCTCAACTGAAGCTGGAGAAGCAAATATTTCTTATGTCAAGGGAAGTAATCATTTATATGCAGTTCTAGTTGGTTTAGTTTCATCAACAGTTGGCGGAGTTAGCTACTGCTTTATAAGGGCTGGAGCTAAGGCAGCTGATCAACCTTT ACTCACTGTCTTTGCATTTGGCTTATTTGCCACTCCTGCTGCAGCAATATGTGCATTCATCTTTGAA GGTTTTGTGCTTCCTGGTTTTTATACTCTTCTTCTGATGGTGATACTTGGTTCATTAGCTTTCTTGGCAGAG ATAACTGTAGCACGTGCACTTCAGCTTGAGAAAACCAGCAAAGTTGTGAATATTCTGTATCTTCAG GCTGCTTCAACTCAATTGCTTGGAATGAGCTTATCTAGAATAGTTCCAACATTTGGTAGACTAGTTGGCTGTACACTTATCTTGATTTCAGCATGTTGTACTATGTACGTTGGACCCGAAAAAGAGGTTGATTGA
- the LOC113720135 gene encoding BTB/POZ domain-containing protein At5g17580-like isoform X2 encodes MTESHCTNNLFSKALDFFEHQVVSSWNKSIRALKAAEDILQQAADLGLVGACVESIILKALEHPHLLGESFKDLTSNDEGEDNENYFRPNVRRKLFALEWKSEDLSILSLRLYEPIIGAMIEREIPAEYIAAAVCQYAKKWVLFSMKEGDDGSIYKKSIQREIIEAVERMLPNARGLIPCALLFEMLRSAIALDASNECRNGFEIRIGKQLDQATVKDLLIPSQGYAKEERYDTECVRRLMKNFYRNYTGKDGHELITVAELIENFLIEIASDIDLKMSTFISLADFSLAASRGILQNSDGMYRAIDIYLDKHRYLTESEREEVCHLLDCSKMSPEACLHASRNERLPVRVMVQVLFAVQLQMRETMPKEIKGSEEGRLFLKGAEEEEEEEEAATRGCNSEEEVIKAEMEKMSSKVLELERECDMMRREILNGSCRKARKGKVNMWKEMKRKLGCITSMHDCNCHVKKKKVHPK; translated from the coding sequence ATGACTGAGAGCCACTGCACCAATAATTTGTTCAGCAAGGCTCTGGACTTCTTTGAACACCAAGTTGTTTCTAGTTGGAACAAATCCATTAGAGCCCTCAAGGCCGCAGAGGATATTCTTCAACAAGCAGCGGATCTTGGCCTGGTTGGTGCCTGTGTCGAATCAATAATCTTAAAGGCTTTGGAACATCCACATCTTCTTGGAGAATCATTCAAGGACTTGACCTCCAATGATGAAGGAGAGGACAATGAAAATTACTTCAGGCCAAATGTGCGGAGGAAACTCTTTGCTTTGGAATGGAAATCTGAAGATTTGTCAATATTGTCTCTCAGGCTCTATGAGCCCATCATTGGTGCAATGATTGAGCGGGAAATCCCAGCAGAATACATAGCTGCAGCTGTATGTCAGTATGCAAAAAAGTGGGTACTTTTCAGCATGAAAGAAGGGGATGATGGTTCAATTTACAAGAAAAGTATCCAGAGAGAGATAATTGAAGCAGTGGAGAGAATGTTACCAAATGCAAGAGGACTAATACCCTGCGCATTACTATTTGAAATGCTACGGTCTGCAATAGCCTTGGATGCTAGTAACGAGTGTAGAAATGGATTTGAAATCAGGATTGGGAAGCAATTAGACCAGGCGACTGTGAAAGATCTCCTGATACCTTCTCAAGGATATGCCAAGGAAGAACGGTATGACACAGAATGCGTGAGGAGGCTCATGAAGAATTTCTATCGCAATTATACTGGAAAAGATGGACATGAATTGATCACAGTGGCAGAACTTATTGAGAACTTTCTGATTGAAATTGCTAGTGACATAGACTTAAAGATGAGCACATTTATATCACTTGCTGACTTTTCACTTGCAGCATCTAGAGGAATTCTACAAAATTCAGATGGAATGTACAGGGCTATAGATATCTACTTAGACAAGCATAGATATCTGACAGAATCTGAGAGAGAAGAGGTATGCCACCTGTTGGATTGCAGCAAGATGTCTCCAGAAGCTTGCTTACATGCTTCAAGGAATGAAAGATTGCCTGTGAGAGTAATGGTGCAAGTGCTATTTGCAGTTCAGTTGCAAATGCGAGAGACTATGCCAAAGGAAATCAAGGGATCAGAGGAGGGGAGATTATTTTTAAAAGGGgcagaggaagaggaagaggaagaggaagcaGCAACAAGGGGTTGCAACAGCGAAGAAGAAGTGATCAAGGCAGAGATGGAAAAGATGAGCAGCAAAGTGTTGGAACTGGAAAGAGAATGCGATATGATGAGAAGGGAAATCCTGAATGGTAGCTGCAGGAAAGctagaaaaggaaaagtgaacatgtggaaagaaatgaagaggaaGTTAGGATGCATAACCAGCATGCATGATTGCAACTGCCATGTCAAGAAGAAGAAGGTCCATCCAAAATAG
- the LOC113720135 gene encoding BTB/POZ domain-containing protein At5g17580-like isoform X1 — translation MATGQFIDSATRKSKSKASSEVQLCVDGVPFTLDRELLASKSSKLAVLLKDHPSEDLTNVLRDAPADPETFELVARFCHGYEINLSTENVTHVACLAHYLGMTESHCTNNLFSKALDFFEHQVVSSWNKSIRALKAAEDILQQAADLGLVGACVESIILKALEHPHLLGESFKDLTSNDEGEDNENYFRPNVRRKLFALEWKSEDLSILSLRLYEPIIGAMIEREIPAEYIAAAVCQYAKKWVLFSMKEGDDGSIYKKSIQREIIEAVERMLPNARGLIPCALLFEMLRSAIALDASNECRNGFEIRIGKQLDQATVKDLLIPSQGYAKEERYDTECVRRLMKNFYRNYTGKDGHELITVAELIENFLIEIASDIDLKMSTFISLADFSLAASRGILQNSDGMYRAIDIYLDKHRYLTESEREEVCHLLDCSKMSPEACLHASRNERLPVRVMVQVLFAVQLQMRETMPKEIKGSEEGRLFLKGAEEEEEEEEAATRGCNSEEEVIKAEMEKMSSKVLELERECDMMRREILNGSCRKARKGKVNMWKEMKRKLGCITSMHDCNCHVKKKKVHPK, via the exons ATGGCCACCGGGCAGTTTATAGATTCTGCAACCAG GAAGTCAAAATCTAAAGCATCATCAGAAGTGCAACTTTGTGTTGATGGTGTACCTTTTACACTAGACAGG GAACTTCTGGCTTCTAAATCATCAAAGCTAGCTGTGTTGCTCAAagatcatccaagtgaggatCTCACAAATGTTCTTAGAGATGCCCCTGCTGACCCAGAAACATTTGAGCTAGTTGCAAGATTCTGCCATGGTTACGAAATCAACCTGTCAACCGAAAATGTCACGCATGTTGCTTGCCTAGCCCACTACCTTGGAATGACTGAGAGCCACTGCACCAATAATTTGTTCAGCAAGGCTCTGGACTTCTTTGAACACCAAGTTGTTTCTAGTTGGAACAAATCCATTAGAGCCCTCAAGGCCGCAGAGGATATTCTTCAACAAGCAGCGGATCTTGGCCTGGTTGGTGCCTGTGTCGAATCAATAATCTTAAAGGCTTTGGAACATCCACATCTTCTTGGAGAATCATTCAAGGACTTGACCTCCAATGATGAAGGAGAGGACAATGAAAATTACTTCAGGCCAAATGTGCGGAGGAAACTCTTTGCTTTGGAATGGAAATCTGAAGATTTGTCAATATTGTCTCTCAGGCTCTATGAGCCCATCATTGGTGCAATGATTGAGCGGGAAATCCCAGCAGAATACATAGCTGCAGCTGTATGTCAGTATGCAAAAAAGTGGGTACTTTTCAGCATGAAAGAAGGGGATGATGGTTCAATTTACAAGAAAAGTATCCAGAGAGAGATAATTGAAGCAGTGGAGAGAATGTTACCAAATGCAAGAGGACTAATACCCTGCGCATTACTATTTGAAATGCTACGGTCTGCAATAGCCTTGGATGCTAGTAACGAGTGTAGAAATGGATTTGAAATCAGGATTGGGAAGCAATTAGACCAGGCGACTGTGAAAGATCTCCTGATACCTTCTCAAGGATATGCCAAGGAAGAACGGTATGACACAGAATGCGTGAGGAGGCTCATGAAGAATTTCTATCGCAATTATACTGGAAAAGATGGACATGAATTGATCACAGTGGCAGAACTTATTGAGAACTTTCTGATTGAAATTGCTAGTGACATAGACTTAAAGATGAGCACATTTATATCACTTGCTGACTTTTCACTTGCAGCATCTAGAGGAATTCTACAAAATTCAGATGGAATGTACAGGGCTATAGATATCTACTTAGACAAGCATAGATATCTGACAGAATCTGAGAGAGAAGAGGTATGCCACCTGTTGGATTGCAGCAAGATGTCTCCAGAAGCTTGCTTACATGCTTCAAGGAATGAAAGATTGCCTGTGAGAGTAATGGTGCAAGTGCTATTTGCAGTTCAGTTGCAAATGCGAGAGACTATGCCAAAGGAAATCAAGGGATCAGAGGAGGGGAGATTATTTTTAAAAGGGgcagaggaagaggaagaggaagaggaagcaGCAACAAGGGGTTGCAACAGCGAAGAAGAAGTGATCAAGGCAGAGATGGAAAAGATGAGCAGCAAAGTGTTGGAACTGGAAAGAGAATGCGATATGATGAGAAGGGAAATCCTGAATGGTAGCTGCAGGAAAGctagaaaaggaaaagtgaacatgtggaaagaaatgaagaggaaGTTAGGATGCATAACCAGCATGCATGATTGCAACTGCCATGTCAAGAAGAAGAAGGTCCATCCAAAATAG